The window GAAGCAACTGCGCGAACTGCACATCCGCTTGCGCAACGCCGAACCGAAGATCGTTTAAACTGAAAAGCACGGTTCGCCGTGCTTTTTTTTCGTCCGCGGCCTTGGCCCGATCCTGATCAATGATTCATGCCCGCTAAAATTCCGGAATCCGTCCTCGTCGTCATTCACACGCCCGCGCTGGAGGTGCTGCTCATCGAGCGCGCCGACAAGCCGGGATTCTGGCAGTCGGTCACCGGCTCGCTCGATGCGCCCGATGAACCGCTGCTCGACACCGCCGCGCGTGAACTGTTCGAGGAAACCGGCATCGTGGCCGATGGCGACGCCATTGCGCTGCGCGACTGGCAGCTGTCGAATATCTATGAAATCTATCCGGTCTGGCGCCACCGCTACGCGCCTGGCGTGACCCACAACACCGAACATGTGTTCAGCGTGTGCGTACCGCGCGACACGCCCATTGTGTTGAGCGCGCGCGAGCACCTGCGGCACGTCTGGCTGCCTCACGTGGAGGCGGCCGACCGCTGCTTTTCATCGTCCAACGCGGAGGCGATACTGCAACTTCCGCGCAGGTTGAACCGGCCCGACTGACCGGCGGGCGGGGCGCCAGCCAGTTCGTGCGCCCGCCTGGTTACAGCAGCGGTGGCGTGGCAACCCCCATCAGATCCACATTTATCTCGGGCGCGGCCATGCTGCCCCACGGCGCGGCGGCCGGTGCCGGCGTGCTGTCGGCCACCAGCTCCGCATTGATCCTTGCCAGATCCCAGCTGATGCCATCGGCGAAGGTGATCTGCTGCAGTGGATTGGAGGGATTCGGCGTCGCTGTTTCAGACAGGAAGCTGTAGACCGTCAACTGGTCGCTGCCGCCGGCGATCTTGATCAGCAAGGTGGTGCCTGACTTGCTTAATTGCAGATCGCTACCGGCGATGCCAATGTCCAATTGCAGCGTATTCAACTTGCCTTCCGGGCTAGGCTTGGCGCTCAACAAGGTATCCTGGCCATCACCCCTGCCGAACAAATAGGTATCGTTGCCGTTGCCGCCGATGATACGGTCGTCGCCGGCGCCGCCGCGAATAATGTCGTCCCCGCCCTTGCCATCGATGGCATCGTTCCCGGCCAGGCCGCTGATCACGTCGGCCTTCACGGTGCCGTCGATCCGGTCGTTGGCAGCGCTGCCCGCGAACAGCTTCGCTTCGATGGCCGCCAGGTTCCAGGTGGCGCCGTCGGCAAAGCGGATCTGCTGCAGCGGGTTATAGGTGTTCGCGGTGTTATCTTCGTGCAGGAAATATTGCACGGACAGCGAGTCGGCCGAGCCGTCGATCTTCACCGTCAAGATTCCGTTGCCGCTCTCCAGGCTGATGTCGCCAGGCAGGATGCCGGCTTTCAATTGCAGGGTGTCGACCTTGCCGGTGGCCCAGTCGTTGACCGCACCGACCAGGTCCGCGCCATCGCCGCGCCCGAACAGGTAGGTGTCGCTGCCTTCGCCGCCGGTGACGGTGTCGTCGCCGGCGCCGCCGTCGAGCGTGTCGTCGCCACCCTTGCCGCTCAGATTGTCCGCCCCGGCAAGCCCGGTGATGGTATCGGCAGCGAACGTGCCGCTGATTTCTTCAGCGCCATTGGTGCCGGCAAGCAGCAGGCTTTGGATGGTCGCCGTGTTCCATACCGTGCCATCGGCGAAACGAATTTCCTGCACGGGATTGGTGCCGCTGGCCGGGTTGTCCTGGCTGAGGTAGCCCTCGGCGCGGACCTGGTCGGCGCCTCCGTTGAGCTTGACGACCAGCGCGCTGTAGGAAGTTGCCAGGGTAATGTCGGCTGGCGCAATACCAGCCTTGAATTGCAGCACATCGATCTTGCCGGCGACGTCATTGTAAGTGGGCATGAGCGTATCGATGCCATCGCCACGCCCGTACACGTAGGTGTCGCTGCCGCCTCCGCCATTGATTGTGTCGTTGCCGAGGCCGCCATCAATGGTGTCGTTGCCTGCGTTGCCAGACAGATTATCTGCCCCGGCCAGGCCGAACATGGTGTTCGCGTTGACGGTGCCGGACACCCGGTCCGCACCCGCGCTGCCGCCGTACAGCTGCGCCTCGATCTGGGCCACGTTCCAGGCGGTGCCGTCGGCAAAACGGATTTGCTGAAGCGGATGGAGTTCGGTCGCGGTACTGTTGTTGGGCATGAATTGTTCGACGGTGACTTGATCGGTCCCGCCCTTGATCTTGACCACCAGGCCGCTGTAAGGCGATGCTTCGAGCAGCACATCGCCAGCGCTCACGCCAGGCTTGAGCTGCAGGGTATCGATGCCGCTGCCATGAATGTGGGTGATCCTGTCCTGGCCATCGCCTTTACCGAACAGGAAGGTATCGGCGCCTTCGCCGCCGTCGAGGACGTCGTTGCCGCTGCCGCCATCAAGGGTATCGTTGCCGCCGAGGCCATTGAGCTTGTCAGCCCCGCCTGCTCCGCTGAGCACGTCATTGCCGCTGGTGCCGCTGATGGTGTCGTTGCCTTCGGTGGGCGTGGTCAGTTTGGCGAGAATGGTGGCGGCATCCCATGCGGTGCCGTCGGCGAAGCGGATTTGCTGCAGCGGGTTGAGGGGGTTGTTAATGCTGTCGTAGGCCAGGAATTGACCAACCGTGATCTTGTCGGTCGTACCCTTGATGCCGACCACCAGCGTGCTTAGCATGCGGCTCAGGACAATGTCGCCTGGAGCAACACCGGCCTTCAGCTGCAAGGTATTGATCGTGCCTGGCGCATCGTCGCTGGCTGCGCGGAGATCATCCTGGCCATCGCCTCTGCCGAACAGATAGATATCGTTGCCTCTGCCGCCATGAATGGTGTCATTGCCGGCGCCGCCATCGAGGGTATCGTCGCCGCCCTTGCCGTCGAGCCAGTCGTTGCCGCCTTGTCCCGTGATCAGTTCGCCCTTGACCGTGCCCTCGAGACGGTCGGCGTCCTTGCTGCCCGCGTACAAGGCGGCCTGGATGGCCGCCAGGTTCCAAATCGTGCCCTCGGCAAACCTGAACTCTTGCACCGGATTGTAGGCTGAAGCGGGGTCATCCTGGAACAGGAAGCCGCCGATCGTCACCTGATCGGCCGTGTCCCTGATCTTGACGATCAAGCCGCCGTAGCCTGAGGGGCCGGGAGTGACGATCACGTCCGCCGGCAGAACGCCCTCCTTGAACTGCAGCGTACCCAGGCGGCCCGGCGCATTGGTCATGCCCATCGAAATGGTGTCCTGGCCGTCGCCTTTACCAAACATGTACACATTCTTGCCGAAGCCACCCGTGAGGATGTCGGTGCCGGCGCCGCCGTCGAGCGTATTATCGCCGTCCCCGCCATCGAGCTCGTCGTTGCCGATTCCGCCCAGCAGCAGATCGTGGTCGAGGCCGCCGTTCAGATAGTCATCGCCGTCGCCACCGTCAAGCGTATCGGCGCCTTGCGCGCCGTCAAGCAGGTCGTCGTTCGCGCCGCCAACGAGCTTGTCGTTGCCGTCATCGCCCGCCAGCTTGTCGTTGCCTGCGCCGCCGAGCAACTGGTCGTTGCCCAGCCCGCCGATGAGGGTGTCGGCATCGGCGCCGCCATCGATGGTATCGTTGCCGGCGCGGCCGTCGAGCAGGTCGCTGCCCCCCAGGCCGGTCATGGCATCACCCAGGTAGGTGCCGCCGCGCACGTCGGCGCCGTCGGTACCGGCGTATAGCTTGGCCTGGATCTCGGCCAGGTTCCACGTAGTGCCATCGGAGAAAATGATTTGTTGCAGTGGATTGGCGCTGTTGGTGGTGCTGGTTCCGTACAGGAAGCCGTCCGCCCGGAACTGGTCGCCGGTGCCGATGATATTGATGAGCAAGGACGTGCCAATCATGTCAAAGGCGAGGTCGGACGGCAGCACGCCTTCCTTCAGGCGCAGCGTGTTCACCTCGGTTTGCGGACGGACATCGATCATGTACGCGATGTCGCGCCCGTCGCCACGGCCGAACAGGTAGACATCGTCGCCCAGGCCGCCGTTGAGGAAGTCGTTGCCGGCGCCGCCATCAAGGATGTCGTTGCCGGCGAGACCGAATAACTGATCGTTGCCGGACAGGCCGTTCAGTACGTCATCGGCAGCGCCGCCGTTCAGCGTGTCGTTGCCGGCGGTGCCGCTGACTGGGGTGGTGAGGTTGGTGATTACAGTATTCGTCGCGATAGTGTTGAGGGGCATGGCTCTCTTTCTGGCGGTGGGGAGATCAATTATTCGGTGCGGGCTTAGTTTGCAAACATCGACGCGCAAATTGCCGTCTAACCAATGTTGTGTTCATAAAGAAATAATAACATACGAGCAATCATGTCAAACTTCAAATTTGAGAAAAATAATTAAGAGCAACAACGTCTGATTTTTCACTGCACCGCGCAAGAAAAACACATATGCAAGCGCGAAATGATTCGTTCCGTTTGCGGCGCGCCTGCGCTAGGCTCGGCGCATGAAAAACGACATCCCCGAACCGGCCGGCGCCCGCGCGCCGCATTGGAACCTTGGTCCCGTGATCGAGGAACTGCGCGTCTCGCGCGAAGCCACGCATAACATCCGCCACCACGGGCGGGTGCGCGAGCTGCCCTCGCGCGAGGCGCTCACCGTGATCGTGAATGGTCTGTCGGCGGCGCTGTTCCCGACTCATTACGGGCGCCCCAACCTGACCGACGAGAGCATCGATTATTTCGTCGGCGACACCCTCACCACGACCGTGAACCGGCTGGTCGAGCAGGTGCGCCGCGGCCTGCTGTTTTCGGCGCAGCCGGACGACGCCAGCGAGGAAGCACTGGTGCAGAAAGCGGGGGCCATCACACGCGACTTTGCCGCCGGCCTGCCTGGCATCCGCGCGCTGCTGGTGTCGGATGTGCAGGCCGCACTGGCGGGCGACCCGGCCGCCACCTCGGTGGCCGAAATCATGCTGTGCTACCCGGGCACCATCGCCATCCTGTACCACCGCTTCGCGCACCGGCTGCACCAGCTGGGCGTACCGTTCCTGGCGCGGCTGGTGTCGGACATCGGCCACTCGCTGACCGGGATCGACATCCATCCGGGGGCGCGCATCGGGGGCAGCTTCTTTATCGATCACGGCACCGGCGTGGTCATCGGCGAAACCGCCATCATCGGCCAGCGCGTGCGCCTGTACCAGGCCGTGACCTTGGGCGCCAAGCGCTTCCCGGCCGAAGAAAACGGCACCCTGATCAAGGGCGTGGCGCGCCATCCGATCGTGGAGGACGATGTGGTGATCTACGCGGGAGCGACCATCCTGGGACGGATCACCATCGGCGCCGGGTCTACCATCGGCGGCAATGTGTGGCTGACCGACAGCGTGGCGCCGGGCAGCACGGTGTCGCAGGCGCAGATGCGCAGCGACTAGATCGCGTGCGCTGCTTCCAGGCGGCGCAGGATGGCCGCCTTGATCGCCGCCTGCGCGCTGTCGCCACGCAGGCGCGGGCGTGCCAGCGGCACAGCGAATTCGGCCGCCACCGGGCCGGCGGCGCTATCGAGCAGCACCACGCGGTCGCTCAGGTACAGCGCCTCATCAATGTCGTGCGTGACCAGCAGCAGCGTGAGTGCATGTTCGCGCGCCACGCGTGTCAACAGGTCTTGCAGCTTCATGCGCGTAAAGGCGTCGACCGCCGAAAACGGTTCGTCGAGCAGCAGCACGCGCGGACGCGTAAACAGGCCGCGCGCAATCGCCACGCGCTGCGCCTGCCCGCCCGAGAGCTGCTTGGGCAGCGCAGCGGCGTAGCCATCGAGCCCCACTTCCTCCAGCAGGCGCTCCACCGCGGCGGCGTTGCGCGCGGCCGGGCCCCTGGCCGAAGGCGATGTTCTGGCCCACCGTCAGCCAGGGGAACAGGCGCGGCTCCTGGAAGATGACACCGATATCGCGGCTCACGCCTGTCTGTGCCACGCCATCGAGCAGCACCTCGCGGCGAAACTCGCGGTCCAGCCCAGCGGCGATGGAGAGCAGGGTGCTCTTGCCGCATCCGCTGGCGCCGATCAGGCTGACGATTTCGCCCGCGTGCAGCTGCAAGTGAGTGTCGCGCAGCACCTGGCGCGTGCCGTGGCGCTTGTCGGCGATGTGCGCCTCGAACAGAGGCGTCATGCCGGGCCTCGGTCGACATGGTTGTCGCGCCAGGCCAGCAGCCGGTTCTCAAGCAGCTGCATCATACAGTCGCTGGCTTTGCCCAGCACCGCCAGCAGCACGATGGCAGCGAGCACGATATCGGCGCGGCTGGTTTCGCGCCCGTCCGAGAGCAGGTAGCCGAGGCCTTTGCTGGCCGCGATCAGTTCGGCCGCCACCATGAACATCCACGCCAGGCTGAGGCCATTGCGCAGGCCCGTCGTCAAGGAAGGCAGGGCGGCCGGCAGCAGTACCCGGCGCGCCAGCGCGACACGGCTTAACCGGTACAGGCGCGCCACTTCGACCAGCTTGCGGTCGACGCCGCGAATGCCGGAAACGACGCCCATGTACACCGGGAAGAAGGCGCCGATCGCGATCAGCACCAGCTTGGGCAGCTCGTCGATGCCGAACCACAGCAGCAGCAAGGGCACCCAGGCCAGCGAGGGAATCGCGCGCAGCGCCTGGAAGCTGGGGTCGAGCAGCGCTTCGGTGCGCCGGTTCAGCGCCACCGCCGCTCCCAGAATCACGGCGAGGCTGGCGCCGGCCGCGAAGCCGGTCAGTACGCGGGCGGTGCTGCTGGCCACGTGCGCCGCCAGCCCGTTCTGCGCCAGGTAGACAAGGGTGCGCAGGATATCGCTTGGCGCCGGCAGCAGGTTGGGCGGAATGACGCCGCTGCGCGCGCCCGCCTCGGCGGCCACCAGCACGGCGCCCGGTACCACGAGGCCGAGCGGCATGCGCAGGGCAAGGCTGCGCGCTGGCGCCGGCAGGTCGAGTGAACGGGCGGTCATGGTTTATTCGCGCGCGATGAGCGCTTGCGCAAAGCGCGTGTCGACCAGTTCCGCGATCACCTTGTCGAGGTCCGTACCCGACTTGACCAGCGCTTCGTCGCGCAGGATCGGTGCCGCCAGTTGCAGCGCCTTGAGGTGTTCCGCCGATGGCTGCGGGTTGCTGAAATCGCTGCGCAGCTTGATGATCTGCAACAGCGCCACCGGCAGCGATACCTTGGCTTCTTCCGCGAGTATCTTCGCGGCCTCGTTCTGATTGGCGCCGATCCATTTGCGGGCGCGCTCGTAGGTCTTGATCACGCGCGCCGTCTCCGCCGGGCGCGCGGCCAGGAAATCGTCGCGCACGTTCAGGAAGCCGTAGGTGTTGAAAGCCACGTTGCGGTAGATCAGGCGCGAGCCGCCTTCCAGTTCGCTCGCCGCCATGTGCGGATCGAGTCCGGCCCAGGCATCGATCCGGCCCTGTTCCAGCGTCGCGCGCCCATCCGCGTGCTGCAGGCCGACGTGTTCGATGTCGCTGCGCTTCAGGCCCGCCGTCTTGAGCGCGCGCAGCAGGAACAGGTAGGGATCGGTGCCTTTGGTGGCGGCGATCCTTTTGCCTTTCAGGTCGGCCAGGGTGCGGATCGGCGAGTCCTTGCGCACCACCAGTGCGGTCCACTCAGGGCGCGAGAAAATGTAGGGCGCGCGGATCGGATTGCCGTTGGCCTTGGCCAGCAGGGCGGCCAGGCCCGCGCTGGAACCAATGTCGATGCTGTTGGCGTTCAGGTATTCGAGCGCGCGGTTGCTGCCGGCGCTGTGCACCCATTTGATGGCGGTGCCGTCGGCCTTGAATTCTTCTTCCAGCCAGCCGAAGCGCCGCAATACCAGGCTGGTTGGCGAGTAGTAGGCGTAATCGAGGCGCAGTTCGCGCCGCGGCGCCGCGCTGGCCACGCCGGGGAGGACCGACAGGGCGGCCAGTTGCAGGAGATTGCGGCGTTTCATGGGGTCCTTGGGTTGTGGGGGTCAGGCTGCCGACTGCAGCAGCGGAGCGATACGGACCTGGCGGCCGTGGTGGCCGTCCGGCAGGCGCGAACTCTTGCCGGTCAGTTGATGGCGCAGGGTTCCGCCGACGCTGTCATTGCGGTAGCGGCCGCGCCGCTGCAGCTCCGGCACGATCAGCTCGACGACATCGCGCATGGTTTCGTGGGCGATGGCAAAGGCCAGGTTGAAGCCATCGACGCCGGTCTGTTCCATCCATGTTTCCAGCTGATCGGCCACCTCGGACGGCGAGCCGACCAGGATCGGGCCGCGCCCCCCAAGGCCGATGAAGCGCGCCGCTTCGCGCACCGTCCAGGTGCGCGACGGATCGGCCGCGCTGAGCGAGGCGAGGGCGGAGCGCCCGGCTTCCGTCTCGATGTAGTCGATGGTGGCGTCGAGCGGGATGCGGCTGAAGTCCACGCCGGTCCAGCCGGACAGCAGGGCCAGGGCGGCGTCGATGTTGATGTGGCGCTGGTAGTGCTCGTACTTGGCGTGCGCTTCTTCCGATGTGGGCGCGGTGACGATCAGTGCCTGCGCGTAGACCAGCAGGGCGTCGCCATCGCGCCCGGCCGCGCGCACGGCGGCGCGGGTATCGTCCACGTAGCGCTTGACCACGTTGACGCTCGGGCCGCTGACAAACGTCGCTTCGGCGTGGCGCGCCGCGAATGCCATGCCGCGTGGCGAGGCGCCGGCCTGGTACAGGAAAGGCGTGCGCTGCGGCGACGGTTCGCACAGGTGAATGCCGGGCACCTTGTAGTAACGGCCTTCATGGTTGATCGGATGGACCTTGCCGGGGTCGGCATACACGCCGCGCGCCTTGTCGCGCACGACGGCATCGTTTTCCCAGCTTTTCTCCCACAGCTTGTAGACCACGTCGAGGTATTCGTCGGCCAGGTTGTAGCGCTCGTCGTGGGCGAGCTGTTTTTGCAGGCCCAGGTTGCGCGCCGCGCTGTCGAGGTAACCGGTAACGATGTTCCAGCCGATGCGTCCCTTCGTCAGATGATCGAGCGTGGAGATGCGCCGCGCAAAGGTGTACGGGTGCTCGTAGGTCAGGGCGGCGGTGACGCCAATGCCCAGGTGGCGCGTGGCGTTGGCGATCAGCGGCACCAGTGCCAGCGGATCGTTCAGCGGCGCCTGCACTGCATGGCGCAGGGCGGCGTCCGCGCTGCGCTCATACACGTCGTACACGCCCAGCACATCGGCCAGGAAAATGGCGTCGAACCGGCCCGCTTCGAGCAGTTGCGCCAGTTCGATCCAGTAGTCGGCGTCAAGATAGCGGTGGCTGTTGTCGCGCGGGTGGGTCCACAACCCGGGGGATTGATGGCCCACGGTGTTCAGCTGGAACGCGTTGAAACGGATCGGTTTGGCCATGATGCTATTTGGCTGCCGCTTGCAGGGCCAGTTGGTAGTCGGTTTTGGCGTAGCCGGCGAAATGCTTGTTGGTGACCGCCAGGAACTCGGGCGAGCGGTAGGCCGCCGCGATATCTTTCGTAAACTGCTTCTGTTTGTCGGCAGTGCGTACCGCCACCAGGTTGATGTAGTTGGGCGAGATCTTCTCGGTGACCAGGGCTTCGGTCAGTTTCAGCCCCGACGCCAGCGCGTAGTTCCCGTTGACGAAGGAGTAGTCGGTGTCCTGCAGCGAACGCGGAAGCTGGGCCGCTTCCAGCGGCACCAGTTTGATCTTCTTCTGGAAGCTGGCGATGTCCTTTTCGGATGCACGCACCGGGTCGAATTTCTCGCGCAGCTTGATCCAGCCCAATTGGTCGAGCAGCACCAGCGCGCGCGCCTGATTGGTCGGGTCGTTCGGCAGCGCCACGGTGCTGCCGTCCTTCACTTCGGTCAGCGATTTGTGCTTTTTGCTGTAAATGGCGATCGGCGCGGTCGGAATCGTCACCAGGTCGGTCAGCGCCAGTTTGTGCTCGGTCGCGAACTTGTTCAAGTAGACGATATGCTGGAACACGTTGGCGTCGAGCGAGCCTTCGGCCAGCGCGAAGTTGGGCTGGATGTAGTCGTTGAATTCGATGACCTTGACCTTGTAGCCCTGTTTTTCGAGGATCGGCTTGATCCCCAGCTTGATCTGGTCGGCGTACGGGCCGGCGCTGGTGCCGATGACGATTTCTTTCGGGTCCTTGGCAGCGCTGGCGGAAGTGGCAATGGCCAGGCCGGCGATTGCAGCGAGAATGGTGCGGCGTGCGATAAACATGGTGTCCTCTGAATGAAGTGAATGTGATTTCTTAGCGCTGGTCGATGCGGCGCGCGATGCGCGTGCCGGTGAACTGGATGGTCTGCACCAGCACCACCAGAATGGCGACGGTGACGAGCATGATGTCGGTCTGGAAGCGGTAATAGCCGTAGCGGATGGCCAGGTCGCCGATGCCGCCGCCGCCCACCACGCCGGCTACCGCCGAATACGACAAAAAGCTGATCGACAGCACCGTCAACGCCAGCACCAGGCCGGAACGTGCTTCCACCAGCAGCACGCGGGTAACGATCTGGAACTCGGAGGCGCCCATGGCGTGGGCCGCTTCGATCACGCCGCGCGGCACGTCGCGCAGGTTCTGTTCGACGAGGCGCGCAAAGTAAGGAATGGCCGCGAACGAGAGCGGCACGGCGGCTGCCAGCGGCCCGATCGAGGTGCCGGCGATCAGGCGCGTGAAAGGCACCAGCGCCACCAGCAAAATGATGAAGGGGAAGGAACGCACGGTATTGACGATCCAGCCGAGGACCAGCGCAAGCGGGCGGTTTTGCAGCGACTGGCCGTCGGCCACCAGAAACAGCACGATGCCGAGCGGGCCGCCCAGCACCACGGCGGACGTCAGGCCGATCGCCAGCATGGTCATGGTCTGGCCGAGCGCCACCCACAGTTCGGGCAGCAGGGTGACGAGATTTTCAAACATGTTCAACTCCTTTCCATGCGGTGGCGGCGAAACCTTCGCTGCCGTAGTAGGCCAGCTCGCGGCCCAGCGCGGTGATGCGCGCGCTGCTGGTATCGGCCAGCGCGAACTGTTCGGCCAGGGCGCCGTCTTCGATGACCGCGACCCGGTTGCAGATGGCGCCCAGCACCGACAGCTCGTGGCTGACGATGACGATGGTCACGCCCAGGCGCAGGTTGATGTCGCGCAGGGTGTCGAGCAGGGAGCGCGTGGTTTCGGCGTCCAGCGCGGATGTCGGTTCGTCGCACAGGAGCACGTCGGGCCGGCTGGCCAGCGCGCGGGCGATGGCTGCGCGCTGTTTCTGGCCGCCGGATAGCTGGGCCGGATAGTTTTCGGCCTTGTCGGCCAGGCCGACCAGCTCCAGGCATTCGAGCACGCGCGCGGCCAGGCGCGGCGCGTTCAGGGTGCCGTGGATGCGCAGTGGGAAAGCGACATTCTCGTACACGGTGGCGTTCTGCAGCAGGTTGAACTGCTGGAAAATCATGCCGATGTTCTGGCGCGCGTCGCGCAGTTCTCGCTTGCCGAGGGTGGTCAGTTCGCGTCCGGCCACGGTGATGGTGCCGCGGTCGGGACGCTCGAGCAGATTAATCAGGCGCAGCAGGGTCGATTTGCCGGCGCCGCTTTTGCCGATCAGGCCAAATACGTCGCCCTTGTCGACCGTGAGGCTGACATTCCTGACGGCGTCGAACTGGCCGCCGCGCGGCAGGGCGAAGGATTTGCTGGCGCCGTCGATGCGGATCAGCGGCTCGCTATGGGTGGTGTGAGCGCTCATGGTGTCAGGAGTAGGCGGTCGGTTCGGGAACGCTGCCATCGAGGACGTAGCGTCCGAGGTCGCGCAGCTTGTAGTCGATCGGGTCGTGCAGGGTGTGCACGCGCACGTTGCGCCAGAAGCGGTCGTAGCCGAATTTGGCAGAGGTGGCGCGCGCGCCCGTCAGCTCGAACATCTGGCTGCTGATTTCGATACCGGCGCGGTGCGACAAGGCTTTCGCTTCGGCTACCGCCACCGCCACTTCGCCGCGTTCGCGCGCCGTCAACAGGGCGCCTTTGTTGAAGGCGCGGTCAAGCTCGTGGGCCGCATGGTCGGCCAGCACCTGGGCGGGACGCAGCAGCAGCCACAGTTCGCCGTAGCGGTGCTGGATGAACGGATCGTCGCTGGCGGCATCCACGCCGGACGCGAACCAGGGGCGCGACTGCTCGCGCGTGTAGGCGCGGGCGGCGTCGAAGGCGCCACTGGCGATGCCCAGGTACAGATTGGCCATGATCAGCTGCGCCACCTGCGAGCGCAGGGTAGCTTGCGCGGTTGGCGCCTGGCCGGGCGCCTGCAGCACGTATCGGGCCGGCAGGGGCACCTGGTCGAAGTGAACGTTGCCGCTGTCGGTCTGTTTCTGGCCGAAGGCGTCCCAGTCGGCCTGCACGCGCACCCCTGGCTGCGCGGTCGGCACCACGCCGATCAGCGCTTCGCCGGCGGCGGCGTCCCAGGCCGATACGGTCAGCCAGTCGGAACCGACCGAGCCCGATGAAAAGCTTTTGACGCCATTGAGGGTGAAGCCGTCGGCGCCGCGCAGTGCCGTGGTGCGCTGGTCGAGCGGATTCAATGCGTTACCCCAGAACAGACCCTGTTCGACAGTGGCGGTGAGCAGGTGGCGCTGCTGCTGCGCGCTGCCGTACAGGCGAATACCGGCCAGTTGCAGGTGATGGAAGCCGAAGACATGCGCCAGTGCGCTGTCGGCGCGCGCCAGGATGCGGATCGCCTGGTACACCACCGGCCATGAGGCGCCCTGGCCACCGAATTCGGCGGGAATCGACAGCGTCAGCAAGCCCGATTCGCGGATCCATTCGCGCTCCTGGGCCGCATGGCCGCCATCCCGGTCGCGCTGCACCGCGGTGTGGGCAAGGCGCTCGGCGAGGGCGGTGGCAACGGCCAGCGGATCGCCGGGCTGGATATCGGGTACGGGGCGGAGCAGGGTGGCTGACATGATGGAACAAGCCTTGAAGGACAGTCGAGGAGGCCAGTATTGCACCGCACATGGCGCGCCGTGAACGAAGATATCCGCCCTTCCTTATGCGTAAAACGATGGAACGAAAAGCGCATATCGAAGCGTGAAAGCATTCGTTTCGATTTGCCGTCGTGCGCCGTAGCCTGTGTCCATTCCATTGTTGAACCTCACACCGGATCGGAAAAATCATGAGCGTACTTTTGCTG of the Massilia violaceinigra genome contains:
- the epsC gene encoding serine O-acetyltransferase EpsC, giving the protein MKNDIPEPAGARAPHWNLGPVIEELRVSREATHNIRHHGRVRELPSREALTVIVNGLSAALFPTHYGRPNLTDESIDYFVGDTLTTTVNRLVEQVRRGLLFSAQPDDASEEALVQKAGAITRDFAAGLPGIRALLVSDVQAALAGDPAATSVAEIMLCYPGTIAILYHRFAHRLHQLGVPFLARLVSDIGHSLTGIDIHPGARIGGSFFIDHGTGVVIGETAIIGQRVRLYQAVTLGAKRFPAEENGTLIKGVARHPIVEDDVVIYAGATILGRITIGAGSTIGGNVWLTDSVAPGSTVSQAQMRSD
- a CDS encoding aliphatic sulfonate ABC transporter substrate-binding protein encodes the protein MKRRNLLQLAALSVLPGVASAAPRRELRLDYAYYSPTSLVLRRFGWLEEEFKADGTAIKWVHSAGSNRALEYLNANSIDIGSSAGLAALLAKANGNPIRAPYIFSRPEWTALVVRKDSPIRTLADLKGKRIAATKGTDPYLFLLRALKTAGLKRSDIEHVGLQHADGRATLEQGRIDAWAGLDPHMAASELEGGSRLIYRNVAFNTYGFLNVRDDFLAARPAETARVIKTYERARKWIGANQNEAAKILAEEAKVSLPVALLQIIKLRSDFSNPQPSAEHLKALQLAAPILRDEALVKSGTDLDKVIAELVDTRFAQALIARE
- a CDS encoding ABC transporter permease, with amino-acid sequence MTARSLDLPAPARSLALRMPLGLVVPGAVLVAAEAGARSGVIPPNLLPAPSDILRTLVYLAQNGLAAHVASSTARVLTGFAAGASLAVILGAAVALNRRTEALLDPSFQALRAIPSLAWVPLLLLWFGIDELPKLVLIAIGAFFPVYMGVVSGIRGVDRKLVEVARLYRLSRVALARRVLLPAALPSLTTGLRNGLSLAWMFMVAAELIAASKGLGYLLSDGRETSRADIVLAAIVLLAVLGKASDCMMQLLENRLLAWRDNHVDRGPA
- a CDS encoding LLM class flavin-dependent oxidoreductase, with the translated sequence MAKPIRFNAFQLNTVGHQSPGLWTHPRDNSHRYLDADYWIELAQLLEAGRFDAIFLADVLGVYDVYERSADAALRHAVQAPLNDPLALVPLIANATRHLGIGVTAALTYEHPYTFARRISTLDHLTKGRIGWNIVTGYLDSAARNLGLQKQLAHDERYNLADEYLDVVYKLWEKSWENDAVVRDKARGVYADPGKVHPINHEGRYYKVPGIHLCEPSPQRTPFLYQAGASPRGMAFAARHAEATFVSGPSVNVVKRYVDDTRAAVRAAGRDGDALLVYAQALIVTAPTSEEAHAKYEHYQRHINIDAALALLSGWTGVDFSRIPLDATIDYIETEAGRSALASLSAADPSRTWTVREAARFIGLGGRGPILVGSPSEVADQLETWMEQTGVDGFNLAFAIAHETMRDVVELIVPELQRRGRYRNDSVGGTLRHQLTGKSSRLPDGHHGRQVRIAPLLQSAA
- the nudB gene encoding dihydroneopterin triphosphate diphosphatase — translated: MPAKIPESVLVVIHTPALEVLLIERADKPGFWQSVTGSLDAPDEPLLDTAARELFEETGIVADGDAIALRDWQLSNIYEIYPVWRHRYAPGVTHNTEHVFSVCVPRDTPIVLSAREHLRHVWLPHVEAADRCFSSSNAEAILQLPRRLNRPD
- a CDS encoding calcium-binding protein; translation: MPLNTIATNTVITNLTTPVSGTAGNDTLNGGAADDVLNGLSGNDQLFGLAGNDILDGGAGNDFLNGGLGDDVYLFGRGDGRDIAYMIDVRPQTEVNTLRLKEGVLPSDLAFDMIGTSLLINIIGTGDQFRADGFLYGTSTTNSANPLQQIIFSDGTTWNLAEIQAKLYAGTDGADVRGGTYLGDAMTGLGGSDLLDGRAGNDTIDGGADADTLIGGLGNDQLLGGAGNDKLAGDDGNDKLVGGANDDLLDGAQGADTLDGGDGDDYLNGGLDHDLLLGGIGNDELDGGDGDNTLDGGAGTDILTGGFGKNVYMFGKGDGQDTISMGMTNAPGRLGTLQFKEGVLPADVIVTPGPSGYGGLIVKIRDTADQVTIGGFLFQDDPASAYNPVQEFRFAEGTIWNLAAIQAALYAGSKDADRLEGTVKGELITGQGGNDWLDGKGGDDTLDGGAGNDTIHGGRGNDIYLFGRGDGQDDLRAASDDAPGTINTLQLKAGVAPGDIVLSRMLSTLVVGIKGTTDKITVGQFLAYDSINNPLNPLQQIRFADGTAWDAATILAKLTTPTEGNDTISGTSGNDVLSGAGGADKLNGLGGNDTLDGGSGNDVLDGGEGADTFLFGKGDGQDRITHIHGSGIDTLQLKPGVSAGDVLLEASPYSGLVVKIKGGTDQVTVEQFMPNNSTATELHPLQQIRFADGTAWNVAQIEAQLYGGSAGADRVSGTVNANTMFGLAGADNLSGNAGNDTIDGGLGNDTINGGGGSDTYVYGRGDGIDTLMPTYNDVAGKIDVLQFKAGIAPADITLATSYSALVVKLNGGADQVRAEGYLSQDNPASGTNPVQEIRFADGTVWNTATIQSLLLAGTNGAEEISGTFAADTITGLAGADNLSGKGGDDTLDGGAGDDTVTGGEGSDTYLFGRGDGADLVGAVNDWATGKVDTLQLKAGILPGDISLESGNGILTVKIDGSADSLSVQYFLHEDNTANTYNPLQQIRFADGATWNLAAIEAKLFAGSAANDRIDGTVKADVISGLAGNDAIDGKGGDDIIRGGAGDDRIIGGNGNDTYLFGRGDGQDTLLSAKPSPEGKLNTLQLDIGIAGSDLQLSKSGTTLLIKIAGGSDQLTVYSFLSETATPNPSNPLQQITFADGISWDLARINAELVADSTPAPAAAPWGSMAAPEINVDLMGVATPPLL